CAGCAAAAATTTGATTCTTCGATGGATGCGGCCCGGCAAAAACTCGAGACCTTGAAGCCGCTGCTGCAGCAAGCGACCTTTCACTTAACCGGGAATTCACACATCGATGCCGCCTGGCTCTGGCCCGCCTCAGAAACCGTCGACGTGGTGAAGCGAACCTTCTCGACGGCGCTACAGCTAATGAACGAGTATCCCGATTACACCTACACGCAATCGGCTGCAGCCTACAACCAGTGGATGGCAACGAAGTATCCTGCGATCAATGACGAAATCAAGAAACGCATCAAGGAAGGCCGGTGGGAGATCGTCGGCGGCATGTGGGTCGAACCCGACCTCAACATGCCAGATGGAGAATCGCAGGTTCGCTCACTGCTGGTAGGAAAACGCTGGCTCAAGAAAGAGTATGGCGTTGATGTGCGTATTGGCTGGAATCCCGACTCATTCGGATATAACTGGCAGCTTCCCCAAATCTACAAGCGTTCGGGCATGGACTACTTCGTCACCCAGAAGATGACCTGGAACGATACCAATCAACTTCCCTTCAAGCTCTTCTGGTGGCAGTCTCCGGATGGGTCAAAGGTGCTGACCTACTTTCCGCAGGGCTATGGGAATAACAACCTGAATCCTGTACGACTCTCGGCTGACCTTGCCAAGGCTCGCGAGCGAGCGCCCGGCATGGAAGAGATGATGGACCTCTATGGCGTGGGTGATCACGGTGGCGGTCCGACCCGCGCCGTCCTCGACGAGGGGAACCACTGGGCAAAGGACGGCATGATCGTGCCGAAGATGGAATTCGGTACCGCGCAGAATTATTTCAGCTCTGTCGAGAAAGAACTTTCGTCGAATTCGCCGGTGTGGAACTATGCCTCGATCGCGAAGGGCTACAAGCCTCCCGCCGCAGAGGCTGGAAAGATCAGTATTCCGACATGGGACTCGGAGATGTACCTCGAGTTCCATCGCGGAGTATTTACAACGCAGGCTCAGCACAAGCGCAATATGCGCGAGAGCGAGGAAGAGACTCTCAACGCTGAAAAGTACGCCTCGCTCGCCTGGTTGCGCGGCAAGGCTTATCCTGACGACCAACTCACAGATGCCTGGAAGACGATTACCTTTAATGACTTCCACGATCTTGCTGCCGGTTCGGGTATCGGCGTCATCTACAAGGAAGCGCAAGCCGAGTTCGACAAGGTCCGTCTGGAGACAGATGCAATCTCGTCAAATTCACTTCACGCGCTTGCCTCGAACATCAACACGAAGGCCGCAGGCGACGTTCCTGTGCTGATCTTCAATCCGCTGGCATGGTCACGCTCAGGGCTCGTAACCGTCAACGTACAACTGCCCAGTGCATCCAGTAACGGAATCTCGCTGCTGGATGAACACAACAAGGTTGTTCCAACTAAGGTTCTCTCCAGCGATGAGAAGACTGGTGCATACAAATTGCTGGTCCAGGCAGACGATGTGCCTTCTCTCGGATACAAGGTTCTTCACGCCGTTGCTGGAGAAAAACCCTTCAAGAGCGATCTGAAGGTCAGCGGGACCACAATGGAAAACGATTTGCTGCGTGTAGAGGTCGATCCCAAGACCGGCTGCATCACCAGCCTTTATGACAAGCAAGCGAGGTTTGAATCGTTGGCCAAAGGAGCCTGTGGCAACCAGCTTCAGACCTTCCATGATCTTCCGGCACGATATGACGCCTGGAACATCGATCCTGGCACGCTCGACCACATGATCCCCATCGACAAAGTCGACTCCGTCGATGTGATTGAGAAGGGACCGATGCGCGCCGCAATCCGCGTCACCCGCACCTGGCAGAGCTCGAAGTTTGTGCAAGAGATCGAACTCTCTGCTCACAGCGACATGGTCGATGTCGTCAACGATATCGATTGGCACGAGACGCATGTTCTGCTCAAGGCAGCATTTCCACTGGCGGCCTCCGGCCCCATGGCAACCTATGAGATTCCCTATGGGACCATCGAGCGGCCCACGACGAGAAACAACTCCTGGGAGAAAGCACAGTTTGAAGTCCCTGCCCTTCGTTGGGCCGATCTTGGCGATAGCCAGCGCGGCTTCAGCTTAATCAACGAGGCGAAGTACGGCTACGACGCCGAGGGTAATACTCTGCGGCTTACGCTGCTGCGTTCGCCTACCTCGCCCGATCCCGACGCAGACCGCGGCCATCAGCACTTCAGCTATGCTCTTTATCCACATGCTGGAAATTGGAAGCAGGCCCTTAGCGAGCGTCACGGTTACGAATATAACTACAAACTGCGGGCCCAGCAGGTAGTGCCTCACACTGGCTCACTTCCGTTGGAGCACTCCTACATCGCGGTTGCGCCAGAAAACGTCGTTCTAACCGCAGTCAAAAAGGCTGAGGACAAGAATGGTCTGATCTTCCGCGTCTACGAGTGGGCAGGAAAGCAAAGCGACGTCACCTTCACAGTTCCGCCGGGAGCAACTTCAGCCACCGAGACCAACCTAATGGAGAAGGCGACAGGTTCGCCGCTCGCAATATCGGGAGACAAGGTTACTGCACACATCAATCCATACGAAATCCTCACGGTGCGGATCGATTACCCGAATCCATCGAAGTAATCGAACGGAGTGGAGAAAATGACGAGCAACCATTGATAGGATCGATGTGTGATCGACCGTCGTCATTTTCTGAAACTCTCTGGCATGGCGACAGCAGAATTGCTGAGCCGACAAGCAACTGCCCTTGCTTCGCCGGACTACTCCCTAACGATTGGCTCCGCTTCGATTGAGATCGCTCCTCGTCGATTCATCAAGACCACCGCCTATAACAGGCAAGCCCCCGGCCCTTTGCTGCGAATGAAAGAGGGCGTCCCGGTCACAATCGACGTTTCGAATCAAAGCAGCGACGACGAGATCGTGCACTGGCATGGTCTCTTTCTACCGCCCGAGATCGATGGGGCCATGGAAGAAGGAACGCCGCATATTCCTGCGGGAAAGAGTGCGCGCTACACCTTCACGCCGGAGCCTGGGGGATTTCGCTGGTACCACACCCACACCTCGGCAAAAAACAATCTGAAGAAGGCCCTATACAGCGGACAGTATGGATTTCTATGGATTGAGCCGCGCGAGAATCCTGGCCGCTACGATCAGGAGTTCTTCCTCGCCCTACACGATTGGGATGGCTCTCTTGTGGGCAGCGATGACGGCTCGATGAATCCGGTCTACAACTACTCGACCATCAATGGAAAGACGTTGGGCTTCGGTGAGCCGCTACGAGTGCGACAGGGACAACGCGTCGTACTGCATATCGTCAACACCAGCGCGACCGAACCGCATTGGCTGGCGCTGGCAGGTCATCAGTTCAAGGTAATGGCACTCGACGGCAATCCCGTGCCCTCACCCCGCACAGTATCCATGTTGCATCTGTCTCCTGCGGAGCGCGTTTCCGTTGAAGTCGAGATGAACAACCCCGGCGTGTGGGTTCTGGGTGAGGTTCGCAAACACGTGCAGGCAATCGGCATGGGGATTGTCGTCGAGTACGCAGACCGTTCTGGAAAACCGGCCTGGCAGCAGCCTCAGATGCTCAGGTGGGATTATCTTGTGTTCGGAGCAACCGCCCCCGACGAATCTTCACGTGAAATTAAGGCAGAAGTGATTCCCTTGACCTTTACGTCGAAGTTCATTGGACATGGAGCCATGGATCGATGGATGATCAATGGCCGTTCGTTCCCCGATACCGAAACCATTTCGCTGAGGTTGGGCCAACGCTATCGATTGGCCTTCAAAAATAAAAGCATGGACGACCATCCTGTTCACCTGCATCGCCACACCTTTGAACTTCGCAGCATGGCGGGACGCGCGACACGCGGGATTATGAAGGATACGGTCCTGGTCAAAGCCGGAACCGAAGCGGAGGTCGAATTCACAGCAAACATGCCGGGGCTTTCACTGTTTCACTGCCATCAGCAGGACCACATGGACATGGGATTCATGATGCTTTTCCGAGGCTTATGAGTCTTATCGAAAGAATGGGAATAGATTTGCAGATTCGACAGACATTTTTGAACTGGATTGCATGCTTCGCGCTGCTCTGCGCTTTTGCGCCGTCCCCGGCAAAAGCACAAGGCAATTATGAGATTCAGGTATATGCCTCTCCTACCGTGCCACCCAAGACCACGATGGTGGAGCTGCACTCGAACTTCACGCCTGAGGGTTCAACAAAGACCAATGACGGAACCTATCCCACGAATCATCAACAACACGAGACCCTTGAAATTACGCAGGGGATCAATGACTGGGCCGAGGTCGGTTTTTATGTCTTTACCAGCTGGCAGAACGGGCATGGCGTGCAATGGGTAGGCGACCATATTCGTCCGCGGGTGCGAGTGCCCGACTCCTGGCACTGGCCGGTGGGGGTCAGTCTTTCAACAGAGATTGGTTATCAACGTTCGCAATACTCCCCCGACACGTGGACATGGGAGATCAGACCTATCGTCGATAAATCCATCGGCCGCTGGTATATGGCGGTCAATCCGGCACTCGAACGCACCTGGCACGGCCCGGATACGAACCAAGGGATAGGCTTCGCTCCCGCCGCAAAGATCGGGTATGACTTTACTCGTAAGATCTCGGGCGGCCTGGAGTACTACGGCAACTTTGGACGCGTATGGTCGTTCAGCGCGCTACACGACCAGCAGCAACAGCTCTTTGCCGTAACCGATCTGAATGTATCGCCCAAGTGGGAGTTCAACTTCGGCGTCGGTATGGGAGCTACGGCTTCGACCGACCACCTGATCATCAAGGCCATTGTGGGGCGTCGCTTTAACTGGGGCAAACAATCACCTGTGGAATAACTGCCTGGGCAGCAAAATAATTTATTTGAAAATACAGCACTAATCTGGCCTTTCGTGCGATTCTTCTAAGCAACATCAGGAGACCACCCATGCAGAGTGGGGAGTCGCAGGTCCGTTTCGATTTGCAACCTGAAAACGGCGTCGCGGCGCAGCGAACGCCGCTTTGGCCGATGTTCGTCGGCATTATCGTTACCGCCTGGGCGCTGGATTTCGTGGTGTCATGGTTGCCACGAGGATCAATGGCGCGCTTCGGACTTCTGATCCTTGCCGTCATGCTGCTGTTTACGGCGGTGATGGTTTGCGGCTTCGTGGTGCGTGCCGTATATGCTCGTCTGCTTCCCGGAAAACGACCGCTGGCTACCCCGGCAATCCGCGCAGCCTGCCTGACGGCCTTATGGATTCCGGCATGGGTGTTGTTTGTAGAGACATGGTCGCTGCTGATGATCGCGGCTGGAGTGCTATGTCTGCTGACTCTGGGCTGGTTTCTTAAGCGGTGCGAGATCGCTCCAGTCCAGGTTGACGCCGCATCTCAACCTCATGAACCAGGGACGCCGTTTCTATTTGACGGAACACCGTTAGCACGCCTGTTGTTGCCATCGCTGCTGCTGGTGTTGTTGTTCGATGCTGCAATTGCCCTGGCTGCAAACCGCTGGTTTGTGGTGTCGTCGATTGCGGCGGGCGTCTTCGCGGGTGTGCTGGCATGGCGAGCAGCCACCCGGCGAGTGGCCATTTCAGGTGCTCCCCAGATTACGCAAAAACCGGTGATCTCAAACGGCGGGCAGGCAGGCATCCTTACCACCGCGTTTCTGCTGACGCTGGTGGCGCTGTTGCCCTATCTGCGAGTGGGACAGAAGCGCTCCGGCATATTGGGACCAACGAATGCGACAAAAGCGTCGGCCGCCACTCCAAAAGATGGCGCTTCATCAAGCGACGGTTATGTCGGCGTCATCCTTCTGCCGCTCTCCGAACCGCAAAAGAAGATCATTGCGCCTGTACAGCATGACCTTGTACCGCACTTCGGCGTAAAAATTGCCGAGCCGATGGAGATCCCATTCGACGGGCAATACTGGTACTTCAAGTGGCCCGACAAGCGCCCTCGTCCCACTGCGCGCATGGTGCGCGGTAGCTCGACCAAGGTGCAGGTGAGCTCCAGCGATCGGTATCCGCTGCTGATGGAGGCTCATCAAAAGCTGGCTCAGCCGATGGATCTTGGCTGCTGCTCGGCGATGGATCTGGTTGTAGAGAACGCAGATCAGCAGGAGGGAGCCATCGCCCTTGAATTGTGGGTGAAGAAGCTTCCCGACGCAGCGGCCTCGGCAAAGCAACGGGTCAATGCCGTTGCACTTGAACAGGTGCCACGCTACCTCGGCACAGTCACGATTCCTTCCAGCGAACTACCGATGGCCCAACGTCTGAATCCCTCAGGCAAGCAGACGGAGGAAAAACTGCAATTCCCAATTCCCGCAGCTATGGATGGAATGATGTTCGACGAGATTACAGTCGTTGTCAGGACAGCTCCTGAGCGCGCAAGAATGGGCGCGAAGGTGGCGATCAAAAAGTTTGTACTGGAGCCGTAGGATTGACGAAATAGCAAATAGCTTGCGGCCATGCGGGCTGCCATGTATGCTTGATTCCAAGATGACTTTCCAGTCCAGCCGATTTATTAGCTTTATTTACCGCTACTGGTACCCGGTAGCGGCTTCGGCGGAGTAGGGTCTTCTGACAAATAAGCCTTAGAAGTAAGCTGAGTTCAGACGAGATTCGACACCACACGAGCCGCAACCGCAAAGGTTGCGGCTTTTGTTTTTATGAACGATAGGCGAGGAGAGACGATGGGGACGACGGCAGGAATTGTAAGTCCGGCTGGACCTATGAGCACAGTAAGGTCGGCAGCAGGACGGTTCGGAGTTTACGGTGGGCGCTATGTCCCTGAAACCCTGATGGCTGCGCTCGAGGAACTGGAGGCGGCATACGCGGATGCTCAGAAGGACGCAGCCTTTCAGGCCGAGCTCGACGACCTGTTGCACAACTACTGCGGCCGGCCTACGCCGCTCTACTTTGCCAAGCGACTGAGCGAGAACCTGGGTGGCGCAAAGATCTATCTCAAGCGCGAAGACCTTCTCCACACCGGCGCCCACAAGATCAACAACGCTCTCGGCCAGGGTCTGCTCGCTCGCCGCATGGGTAAGAAACGCATCATCGCTGAGACTGGCGCGGGGCAGCACGGTGTAGCGACTGCAACGGTATGCGCTCTGCTCGGCATGGAGTGCGTCGTCTACATGGGCGAAGAAGACATGCGCCGGCAGGAGCTGAACGTCTACCGCATGCGTCTGTTGGGCGCGGAGGTACGCGGCGTCTCTGCGGGCTCGGCCACGCTGAAGGACGCAATCTCTGAAGCGATGCGCGACTGGGTCACCAACGTCCGCACCACCTTCTACATTCTGGGTTCGGCGCTCGGTGCGCATCCTTATCCCACCATCGTGCGTGACTTCCATCGCGTGATCAGCAAAGAGGCCAAGAGACAGATACTCGAGCAGGCAGGCAAGTTGCCTACTGCCGTTGTCGCCTGCGTTGGCGGCGGTTCCAACGCCATCGGGGCTTTCTACGAGTTCCTGAACGACTCCAACGTGCAGCTGATCGGTGTAGAAGCCGGCGGTCGCGGAACCGCCCTGGGCGAACACGCTGCACGTTTCATGAAATCCGGTGGTGGAGTTCCAGGGGTGCTGCAAGGCACTTACAGCTATGTCCTGCAGGACGACGCCGGACAGATCGCGGCAACGCACTCGGTCTCTGCTGGACTCGACTACGCCAGTGTCGGCCCCGAGCACGCGATGCTGCATGATTCAGGACGCGCCACCTACACGATGGCCACCGATGATGAGGCTTTGAAAGCGGTTGTCACGCTGTCACGGACTGAGGGTATTCTTCCGGCTCTTGAGAGTGCACATGCCGTAGCTGAAGCCATCAAGCTGGCACCAAAGATGGCAAAGACAGACGTATTGATGGTGAACCTCTCAGGGCGTGGTGATAAGGATATGGGGATTTTGTCGCGGGAGCTGGATGTGAAAGGCGCATCTGTGGGGGCGGAGAGCTAACCATGGCGATCCAGTTCAAAAAGAAGCCCGGCCTAGTCGTTTATCTCACTGCAGGCGACCCCGATCTCGCCACCACTCGCGATATCGCGCTAGCAGCGATCGACAACGGCGCAGACGTGATCGAGCTAGGGGTCCCCTTCAGCGACCCGCTCGCCGACGGCCCTGTAATCCAACGCGCCAGTGAACGCGCTGTTGCCAAAGGCACGCGGCTGACTGATGTACTCAACGTGGCAAAAGAACTGCGAGCAGCTCGTCCACAAGCAGGAATTATTCTCTTCTCGTATCTGAATCCCGTTCTGCGACTCGGTCTCAAGGAGTTTTGTGCGAGAGCGAAGGATGCAGGAGCGGACGGTGTTCTGCTGACCGACATGATCGTCGAAGAGGCGGCCGAATATCTCGACGCCATGCGCACCAATAAGCTCGCTCCGGTTTTTCTTGCCGCTCCCACCAGCCCCGATGCCCGTTTGAAGGCAATTGCGGAAAACTCGCAGGGGTTCGTCTACGCCATCTCACGTACTGGAATTACCGGCACGCAGTCGCACCTCACCAGCGATGCTGCGGATATCGTTACGCGGCTCAGGCAGTTCACCTCGCTGCCGATTGCCGTCGGATTCGGCATCTCGAATGCTCAACATGTAAAGGCGGTGGGCGAGTTTGCCGACGCGGCTGTAGTCGGCAGTGCAATTGTGCAGTTGATCGAAAAGACCGCACCGGAGCAGGCCGCATCGGCAGTCGGAAAGTTTGTAGCGGAGCTGCGAGCATGAGACACGTACTCCAGAACGGAATAGGGCATCCAGAAGCCCTCATTCTGCCCATTTATCATGGGGCGTACCTAAATCCCCAGCGGCGAGCGTATGTCTCGCTGCAACCTGAGGACATTCGATGGAGATCTCTGACTGGCGCAAAAAGATCGATGAGCTCGACGAGCAGATCGTTCGCCTTCTCAACCAGCGAGCTGAAGCCGCACACGCCATTGGCAAGCTCAAGCACCAGAGCAGCGCTCCGGTTTATGAACCGAATCGAGAGAAGGAAGTCTTTGAGCATGTGCGCCGTTCGAACCCTGGCCCCCTCTCTGAGACTGAGGTCGTCGACATCTATGAGCGAGTCATCGACGTAATGCGCGCCCTTCAGAAGAAATGACAGGTTTTGCAGTTTGCAACTTATTCCGTTCCACGTTTAGGAAAGCGAAACGAAGACAATGATCGTAGCAATGCAGGACACGGCAACTGAAGAACACATCCAGACCGTAATCGAGCGGATGGTTGAGCTTGGGTTCAACGTTCACCGCACCACCGGAGCCGCGCAGACCATTCTGGCCGGTGTAGGAACTCCGGAGCATTTTGACGTGGCCGAGTTCAAGGTTCTGGCCGGCGTTCACGATGCCTACCGCATTTCTTCGCCCTACAAGCTCGCGGGACGCAACTTCCGCCCGGAAGGCACGAAGATCACCTTCCCCAATGGGGTCGTCGTTGGCGGCAAGGAAGTTGTCGTCATGGCTGGTCCCTGCTCGGTCGAATCACGCGAGCAGATTCTCGACAGCGCCAAGAAGGTTGCTGCCGCAGGCGGAAAGTTTCTGCGTGGCGGAGCCTACAAGCCGCGCAGCTCGCCCTACAGCTTCCAGGGCATGGGCCTTGAAGGCCTGAAGTTGCTGCGTGAAGTCGGCGATGAAACCAACCTGCTCGTCATCACCGAAGTCATGGAGATCTCTCAGATCGAGCCAATGCTTCCTTACATCGATTGCTTCCAGATTGGCGCGCGCAACATGCAGAATTTCAATCTACTGCGAGAGCTCGGCCACGTCCGCAAGCCCTGCCTGTTGAAGCGCGGTATCTCAGCCACGATCGAAGAGGTTCTGCTGTCCGCCGAGTACATCCTCTCGGGCGGCAACTATGACCTGATGCTCTGCGAGCGCGGCATCCGCACCTACGAGACCGCGACCCGCAACACGATGGATATCTCCGCGATCCCCGTGCTTAAGAAGTTGACCCACCTTCCCGTACTGGGCGATCCGTCGCACGGCGTTGGCATTCGCGAATTCGTTCCTCCAATGGCGTTGGCTGCTGTGGCCGCAGGCGCAGATGGACTATTAATGGAGATGCACCCAAATCCCGATAAGGCCATGAGCGACGGAGCGCAGAGCATGTATCCGGAGCAATTGGAGAAGCTTATTGCACAACTCAAGCAACTAGCGCCAGTGGTCGGACGTTCGGTGGCATAGGAGATGGCTGCAGGCGTGATTGAGCGCGTTCTCATTATCGGGACAGGGTTGATCGGTGCTTCCACCGGTCTGGCTCTGCGTACCGCGGGCTTCTCTGGCCGCATCGACGGCTGGGACCAGAGTTCGTTGGAGTTGAATGCTGCCCTTCAGATGGGAGCCGTCGACGGAGTCGTAGGCAACCAGTGGGGTGCACTCGAGCTTGCTCGCCAGGCCGATGTGGTCGTGCTTGCCGTTCCGGTATTGGCAATCAAGGACTGGATGCAACAACTTGCCACGGTCATGGGGCCGGATCAGCTCATCACCGATGTGGGCAGCACCAAGCTCGAGATCACGGAACTGGCCGCGACACTTTTCGGTGGCAAGGACCAGGCCATCTTTCTCGCCGGTCACCCTATGGCAGGCAAGGAATCCGGCGGCGCATTGCTGGCCGAGGCCAGCCTGTTCAACGGCGCAATGTGGCTGTTCACACCGACGGCCGCAGAGTCTACACCGCTTGAGAAAGAGTGGCGAAGTTGGGTCGGATTCTTTGGAGCGCGCTCGCTCGATATGGACCCGAAGCGCCACGATGAGATGTGCGCTTGGGTAAGCCATCTGCCGCAGATGCTCTCGACTGCTCTTGCAGCCTTGCTTGAAGACCGCTTCGGCGATGCCCCCGAAATTGCGGCTATCGGCGGACGCGCACTGCGCGAGACTACCCGACTCGGCGCGAGCCCGTACAGCATGTGGCGCGATGTTGCGCTCACCAATACAGAACCGATCGCCGAAACACTGCTTTCGCTCGAACAACGTCTGACCCATGTTCGCGAGAACCTGCGCACGCCCGGGTTGCGCGACGAGTTCACCCTGGCAAACAGGTTTCGGGCGAAGCGATAGAAAAATAAGCCGGATCTTTTCGTTGTTAAGGAGCTATCACTTGAGTACCGCGGAGCGAGTAAGCGAGACAAGCATCACCCTGGCCGACGTCGTTGCAGCACGCGAGCGTCTGCGCAACTCCATTTATTACTCTCCCTGCGCGCACTCCCAGATGCTCTCCTCCATTACGGGCCAGCAGGTCTTTCTAAAGCTCGAAAACCTGCAAATGACCGGCTCGTTCAAGGAGCGTGGCGCTCTGAACCGCATCGCGCTGCTCACGCCAGAACAGGCCGCCCGCGGAGTTGTAGCCGCCAGCGCAGGTAACCACGCGCAGGGCGTAGCCTATCACGCCACCAAGCGCGGAATTCGCGCTGTAATCGTGATGCCGCTGGCGACGCCACTGGTGAAGGTCACGGCGACTCGCGGCTTCGGCGCAGAGGTCGTCCTGCACGGAGCCAACTACGATGAGGCCTACGAAGAAGCTCGCCGCATCTGCGCCGCGCAGAACATGACCTTCATCCATCCCTTCGACGATCCGGCCGTCATGGCAGGACAAGGAACGATCGGGCTCGAGCTGCTCGAGCAGATTCCGGACCTCGAGGCCGTCGTTGTTCCCATTGGCGGAGGCGGGCTGATTGGCGGCGTTGCCTGCGCCATCAAGGAGTCGAACCCCAGGATTAAGGTCATCGGAGCGCAAACCTCGCGTCTGCCGTCGATGAAAGTGGCTGTAGAACAGCACCGGCCGGTAACGATTCCTCCAGCAACGACCATCGCGGACGGTATCGCCGTGCGTCGTGCGGGCGAGGTAACGCTGCCCGTGATCGAGCGCTACGTCGACGAGATCGTCACCGTCGATGAAGATGAAATCGCTTCGGCCATCCTCGTTCTGCTGGAACGCGAGAAGACACTGGCCGAAGGCGCGGGCGCTACCGGCCTCGCATCCCTGTTGCAGAAGAAGACGTCACTCAACGGTGCGCGCACCGCAGTCATCATCGGCGGAGGCAACATCGACGTCACGCTGCTCAGCCGCATCATCGAGCGCGGCCTTGTGCAGGACGGACGTATGATCCGGCTGCGCATCCATCTGCTGGATAAGCCCGGCGCACTCGCCGAGCTGACGAAGCTGATCGCGCATCATCGCGTAAACATTGTGGACACGCTCTATAACCGCGCCTACTACGGTGTGAACCTGGGCGATACGACGATCGATATTACGCTCGAGACACGCGGCCCGGCGCAGGTCGCTGAACTGCTCGCCGCACTGGATGCTGGCGGCTACGTCTATTCGCGTGTGCTCTAAATGTCAGCCCTTCTCGTAATGGAAGCGTAGTTCCTGTTCGCTGGCGACCGGCTGTCCATTACGGTTCGCAGGATTGAAGACCCACTGCCGTATCGTTGCGATCACGGTCTCATCAATCTTCTGTTCAATCCCCTGGACCAGTTTCAGGTCGGATATCTTTCCGTTCTCGTCGATGACGATATCGAGAATGACGTCTCCCTTTGTTCCCGGCGCCATCGTTGAGAGATCCGGTTTGGGCCTCGGGAAGTACTTTGCGAGTGCGATGCTGATATCTCCCGAGCCCAGGGCATCGGCCCCGCTCGTCGAGTCTGGATGATCTGAGACAGGAGACTTGGTGTTTGGCGAAGTCGCCTGTTCCGCCACCTGCTTCTTCTCTGGCGTCGGTAACGAGAGCTTCGCC
This portion of the Edaphobacter sp. 4G125 genome encodes:
- the pheA gene encoding chorismate mutase — translated: MEISDWRKKIDELDEQIVRLLNQRAEAAHAIGKLKHQSSAPVYEPNREKEVFEHVRRSNPGPLSETEVVDIYERVIDVMRALQKK
- a CDS encoding prephenate dehydrogenase — translated: MIERVLIIGTGLIGASTGLALRTAGFSGRIDGWDQSSLELNAALQMGAVDGVVGNQWGALELARQADVVVLAVPVLAIKDWMQQLATVMGPDQLITDVGSTKLEITELAATLFGGKDQAIFLAGHPMAGKESGGALLAEASLFNGAMWLFTPTAAESTPLEKEWRSWVGFFGARSLDMDPKRHDEMCAWVSHLPQMLSTALAALLEDRFGDAPEIAAIGGRALRETTRLGASPYSMWRDVALTNTEPIAETLLSLEQRLTHVRENLRTPGLRDEFTLANRFRAKR
- a CDS encoding multicopper oxidase family protein — its product is MIDRRHFLKLSGMATAELLSRQATALASPDYSLTIGSASIEIAPRRFIKTTAYNRQAPGPLLRMKEGVPVTIDVSNQSSDDEIVHWHGLFLPPEIDGAMEEGTPHIPAGKSARYTFTPEPGGFRWYHTHTSAKNNLKKALYSGQYGFLWIEPRENPGRYDQEFFLALHDWDGSLVGSDDGSMNPVYNYSTINGKTLGFGEPLRVRQGQRVVLHIVNTSATEPHWLALAGHQFKVMALDGNPVPSPRTVSMLHLSPAERVSVEVEMNNPGVWVLGEVRKHVQAIGMGIVVEYADRSGKPAWQQPQMLRWDYLVFGATAPDESSREIKAEVIPLTFTSKFIGHGAMDRWMINGRSFPDTETISLRLGQRYRLAFKNKSMDDHPVHLHRHTFELRSMAGRATRGIMKDTVLVKAGTEAEVEFTANMPGLSLFHCHQQDHMDMGFMMLFRGL
- the aroF gene encoding 3-deoxy-7-phosphoheptulonate synthase; its protein translation is MIVAMQDTATEEHIQTVIERMVELGFNVHRTTGAAQTILAGVGTPEHFDVAEFKVLAGVHDAYRISSPYKLAGRNFRPEGTKITFPNGVVVGGKEVVVMAGPCSVESREQILDSAKKVAAAGGKFLRGGAYKPRSSPYSFQGMGLEGLKLLREVGDETNLLVITEVMEISQIEPMLPYIDCFQIGARNMQNFNLLRELGHVRKPCLLKRGISATIEEVLLSAEYILSGGNYDLMLCERGIRTYETATRNTMDISAIPVLKKLTHLPVLGDPSHGVGIREFVPPMALAAVAAGADGLLMEMHPNPDKAMSDGAQSMYPEQLEKLIAQLKQLAPVVGRSVA
- the trpB gene encoding tryptophan synthase subunit beta, with amino-acid sequence MGTTAGIVSPAGPMSTVRSAAGRFGVYGGRYVPETLMAALEELEAAYADAQKDAAFQAELDDLLHNYCGRPTPLYFAKRLSENLGGAKIYLKREDLLHTGAHKINNALGQGLLARRMGKKRIIAETGAGQHGVATATVCALLGMECVVYMGEEDMRRQELNVYRMRLLGAEVRGVSAGSATLKDAISEAMRDWVTNVRTTFYILGSALGAHPYPTIVRDFHRVISKEAKRQILEQAGKLPTAVVACVGGGSNAIGAFYEFLNDSNVQLIGVEAGGRGTALGEHAARFMKSGGGVPGVLQGTYSYVLQDDAGQIAATHSVSAGLDYASVGPEHAMLHDSGRATYTMATDDEALKAVVTLSRTEGILPALESAHAVAEAIKLAPKMAKTDVLMVNLSGRGDKDMGILSRELDVKGASVGAES
- a CDS encoding alpha-mannosidase, with amino-acid sequence MTVSTCLSALRIPFKALLVSLFAIPLLHAQSAKEVSDILHTLSPQSQKIVERMASFGDLPGNEWRYHVGDLQHGEDPTLDDSGWPTAKPRSKASNEAIWYRRLIEVPKTLNGYDLTGARIWFQFRANANGPVPEIVYFNGRRVAMGDDLEPIILFDQARPGDKVLVAVKLPQTVGAKTFVSVSTHIDFAKGRPNPSDLRLEFLSTAALLPSLSKQPAQDMATLEQSIATVDLAALDANNQQKFDSSMDAARQKLETLKPLLQQATFHLTGNSHIDAAWLWPASETVDVVKRTFSTALQLMNEYPDYTYTQSAAAYNQWMATKYPAINDEIKKRIKEGRWEIVGGMWVEPDLNMPDGESQVRSLLVGKRWLKKEYGVDVRIGWNPDSFGYNWQLPQIYKRSGMDYFVTQKMTWNDTNQLPFKLFWWQSPDGSKVLTYFPQGYGNNNLNPVRLSADLAKARERAPGMEEMMDLYGVGDHGGGPTRAVLDEGNHWAKDGMIVPKMEFGTAQNYFSSVEKELSSNSPVWNYASIAKGYKPPAAEAGKISIPTWDSEMYLEFHRGVFTTQAQHKRNMRESEEETLNAEKYASLAWLRGKAYPDDQLTDAWKTITFNDFHDLAAGSGIGVIYKEAQAEFDKVRLETDAISSNSLHALASNINTKAAGDVPVLIFNPLAWSRSGLVTVNVQLPSASSNGISLLDEHNKVVPTKVLSSDEKTGAYKLLVQADDVPSLGYKVLHAVAGEKPFKSDLKVSGTTMENDLLRVEVDPKTGCITSLYDKQARFESLAKGACGNQLQTFHDLPARYDAWNIDPGTLDHMIPIDKVDSVDVIEKGPMRAAIRVTRTWQSSKFVQEIELSAHSDMVDVVNDIDWHETHVLLKAAFPLAASGPMATYEIPYGTIERPTTRNNSWEKAQFEVPALRWADLGDSQRGFSLINEAKYGYDAEGNTLRLTLLRSPTSPDPDADRGHQHFSYALYPHAGNWKQALSERHGYEYNYKLRAQQVVPHTGSLPLEHSYIAVAPENVVLTAVKKAEDKNGLIFRVYEWAGKQSDVTFTVPPGATSATETNLMEKATGSPLAISGDKVTAHINPYEILTVRIDYPNPSK
- the trpA gene encoding tryptophan synthase subunit alpha; the encoded protein is MAIQFKKKPGLVVYLTAGDPDLATTRDIALAAIDNGADVIELGVPFSDPLADGPVIQRASERAVAKGTRLTDVLNVAKELRAARPQAGIILFSYLNPVLRLGLKEFCARAKDAGADGVLLTDMIVEEAAEYLDAMRTNKLAPVFLAAPTSPDARLKAIAENSQGFVYAISRTGITGTQSHLTSDAADIVTRLRQFTSLPIAVGFGISNAQHVKAVGEFADAAVVGSAIVQLIEKTAPEQAASAVGKFVAELRA